The Oxyura jamaicensis isolate SHBP4307 breed ruddy duck chromosome 5, BPBGC_Ojam_1.0, whole genome shotgun sequence region aacctgttccagtgcctcactactcttacagtgaagaatttcctcctaatgtctagtctaaatccattctattttagtttaagaccactcccccttgtcctatcattatttacctgagtaaagagtccttctccaccTTTTTTACAAGAcctctttaagtattgaaaggccacaaggaggtgtccccagagccttctcttctccaggctaaacatccccaggctgaacattctccaggctgaacatccccagctctctcatcttttctttataggagaggtgttccagccctctaataatctttgtagccttcctctggactcactctaacaggtccacatgtttcttgtgctggaggccccaaacctggatgcagtgctccaggtgggacctcacaagggcagagtagagggggacaatcacctcccttgacctgctggtcacacctcttttaatgcagcccaggatgcagttggccttctgggctgcaagtgtgcactgctggctcatgttgagcctttcatctaccagaacccccaagtccttctctgcagggctgctctcagtgagttcttctcccagtctgtactgagatttccccaacccaggtgcagcatcTTGCACTTGtacttgttgaacctcatgtgGTTCACATAGGCctttttctccagcctgtccagctccctttggatggcatctcttccttctttggtatcagctgcaccactcagcttggtgtcatctgcaaacttgctgagggtgcactcaatcccatattctatgtcattgatgaagtTATTGGAAAGtactggtcccaagacagacccctaATGAACATTGctcatcactggcctccacctgcACATAAAAACATTGAGCACTACTCTCTGGGTGAGGCCATTGAGCCAATTTTATCCACTGGATGGTCCATCTTTCAAATCCATCTCAACCCTTGGGAGGTCAGTCTGGGTAGGGGCATCTACTGAGGAGGTCGTGGCCCCTCTGTCTGGGTTTCAGTCTCAGTCCTGGAGGTGTGACGGGTGAACACCATTTTTACCTCACTGGAAAGCTGCTTCGTAGTGCTCCCAGAATAGAGGGTAGAGAGATCAGTCCATCTCCCGCCCTCACTGCTCAGCAGAGGGGGGGCTTCTGGCTTTGCCCAAACCTCGTCAGCCACCCTCACAAGGGCTGCTGCGTACTGgtggctccctcggctgcctcaAGTGGCCTCAATGCAGGAAACCCCTGCACGCTGAGATCCCCTGCTCCACTGCAGAACGTCTGCCCCAGAGCTGATTGCATTGGCAAAACCCCTTGGAAGTCTCTGGCAGCCTGTGGCCTTAAccctccttcctcccatcaTTCCTCAGGTGTAGAATCACTCCCAGTTGTGCCAatctgtttcctgccccccCAGGCCCTATCACACACCCATGCCCGGCACCTGGGATGCCAACAGAATACTCTCAACAGCCACCCATTAGGCAGAGCTCTGGCCTTGCCTTAACTTGCCATGAGAAATCACCAGTGCTCAGATACACAACAGCACAAGGGCTTTGCCCTCTGTCTCTGATCACATCCCTGTCGTGCCTTCTCTGAGGTTACATTTTGTGGGGTACATAGTGTTGCAAATGTACTTTTATCTACAAATGGTTCCTGTCTCACAATCTCATTTTGCATCATAAGGGCTGCCATCCTCACTGCTTATATTCTCTTTCATGTGTTTTCCATCTTCTGAATACCTCTTCTTAAGAGTTATTGGCTAtggtttttctatttttttccaatgttcATTCACAGAATGATGTCCTCCGAGGATATCTTTTGATTTCACACGGTGAATGTACAGTGATGAACCCAGCCCAGAGTCTCTCTGGGGGGAGCCAGTCTTGAGCTGCAGGAGACGGGACCACATGTAGACTTAAAACAAGGGTAGAGCTAATTCCACCCACGAGGGGGTGGTGGTGAAAAGGCTTCCAACAGGTGCAACACCTTCACAATGCAGGCAAACCCTGGGTGCTCAAGCCTGACCCTAGCTGGATCCCATGGTCCATGGGCAGGAGGTGAATGTGTGGGATCAGGACAGAAAAGGGGCTGCTGTTGCCTTCAGGGCCCTGGAAGAGGGAATCAGAGATCCTCAAAGTGTACAGGTTAGCATGCTGTGGCATTCACTCATGCTTCATGAATTGAAATTCCAGCCCCTTCATTTTCCATTCCCACAGCTGGGCTGATCAGATCACTAGATCATCATTGTCCTTCAGTGACagcacttgtgtgtgtgtgttttgttttcttcactgccactgtgaaaaacatttcccGGTACTGATTTCTTCCATGGCTTTGTATCATTGCATTTGTCACAAGTGTTATATTCCATGCTTTGACATGTTAAAGCAAAGCCTCTATCTGGGGgcaatgtttctgaaataaagttgGGAGAAGACTTTGAGCACCAATTTACACGTGTTTAGAAACACTGAGCAAAGACTGCATGCTGTGGCACACCCGCACATCAGACATTACCCACTGGCCTCTCTCACTCTCACCTTTCTGCCATTCACCTGCCCTGGGAGTGATTTACATAATGATTTCTGACACAGATCTTTCCCCAGACAGACAAGGGGTGCTTCTGGGAAGTAACAGTACAGCACATTAATCTGCAAGTCTGTTCCCAGAGCTTCTTGGTATGAGATGATCCTTCCTCCAAACTCCTCTCACTTTGTACTTGAACAGTCCAGCCAGCCAGCATGGTCACTCATTGATACCAcgctcctctcccttcctttaCCTCTAAGCAGAAGACTTTGTTTGCACTTGGCCCTGAAGGGATTTTCTTCTACAGCTGTGTGGCTATACCTAAGTTAGTTGCAGTACATGCCAGGTTTGCCACACATTATGGCAAAGCCTCTGTCAGAGGACAAAGTGTCTCAGGAGACAGCAGGAGAAAGTCTTCCACACACAGTGAaacccagcagcccccagagtGGCAAAACAAAGCTggtggatggggagaagaaaaggaagggggtGACGTGGCCAGCTCCCACTGACAAGATCACCATCCGTGGGACATGTGAGGGGAAGCTGTCACCGATGAGATGAGATTGTGAGAGGAGTCTCCTGACCGTGGGATGTGGTCTCTGGGCACAGGTCTGTTCTGCGGCATGAGGGAAGAGGCTGAAGCAGAGCAGGGTGGCCCTGGCATCTGTCGCCAGCTCCTGGCGAACCTGGCCCTGCAGAGGCCCCGTGTGCTGGTGCTCCTGTGGCAGTGTTGTTCCCAGGAGCTCCGGGAGGTGGGAGGCCGGGGATGGGTGGGTGAGAAGTGCCTCTtggccagggatggggctggagctgTGAGAGCCTGTCCTGGGCACGGCTGGGAACGGGGCCCTTCCTGTGCACAACCTGGGATCACGGGCAGAGATGGTGAGTGCCAGGAGCACCGAtgctcctcttctctctctccttccttgtCTCTCGTAGGAGGTGCTGGGAGAGGGACAAGTTGGCCGCCCAGAGCAGGAGCTTCACCATGGCAGAGACCAGCACAACAGACCTCTCTTTGAGCTACACAACTTTTGAATCTATGGACCCTTTTCGAAATAACACGGACATGTGCTTAAGACTATCTTACGACCATCTGGTCTTTTTAGGTGTCTGTATGGGGATTTCTTTGTGTGGACTTGCGGCAAATGGGATAGTCATGTGGTTCCTGTTTTCCCACATGAGGAACCCCTTCACTGTCTATGTCCTAAATCTGTCTGTTGCTGActtctctctgctcctcttcctttttttgctcATGTTGGCAATTTTGAGCTTAACAATTTGTTCTCTCCTTAGAGATATTATTCTTTACTATATAAAACTTGAAATTATAGTTGGATTTCTGTGCCACTTCTTTGACCTCAGCAGCCTGGGTCTACTTACAGCAATTAGTGTGGACCGGTgtgtctctgttttcttcccaatCTGGTATCGTTGCCATCGCCCAAAGCACTTGTCTGGCATTGTGAGCGGGTTGCTCTGGGCTCTTGCTGGATCTTTTGTTTCCTCAATGTATCTTAGCTTTCACTTTGAAGTACCATACGAGGAATCATTTGGAGGTATAGCCATTGCAATCACTGTGATTTTGTCATCAATGATGTTGATTTCCAACCTGTCCCTGTTCATCAAACTCCGATGTGGCTTTCGGAGACGACACCCTGGGAAACTCTATGTTGCTGTCCTGCTCAATGTGATCttcttctttgtctttgctATTCCTTTCAGCATAGAGGTATTCCTCAATCTTCCAGTTACACAGGATCTATTTCCTCACAAAGTATCTTTTTTGCTGGCGTTGCTGAACAGCAGCACCAATCCCGTTGTTTATTTCCTGGTGGGCAGCTGCCGGCGACGCCGGATCCAGGGCTCTGTGAAAGCTGCGTTCCGTCGAGTGTTTGAAGAGAAGGCAGTGAGCGAGGAGGGGAGCCGCACACCCAGGGACACGGCATCAGAGACCGCTGTATGAGGCCCCGCTGGGGAGGAGGCCTGGAGGCACggagcctggcaggcagctcgGAGCCTGCCTGCTGCGGGGAGGGAccgcagctggagctgggcagggagcgCGTATGGCACGGAGCTGGCATGGCACTGCTCGGCCGGGCTCAGTCTCCACACGGGGGCTGGCTGTCTTCCCCACTGCAAAGCCCCTCATTGCGCTGGTCCTATGAATAAACTTGGGCTCCCTCTGGTCAGCAGATGAGTTTGGTGGTCTTTGGGGAGACATCCTGCCGAGGGAGAGTCTGGCATGTTAGGCCCTGGGGGAGCTCTGGCTGTCTGCTGTGCAGGCAAGGCAGGGCTCTTCAAAAAGGATTGCAAAATTGGGCAAGCCAATGGGTCCAGGTTGGTCATGGGGACCTctccttgttctgctgctgaaggGAAAAGCTGACCAAGGAGGCAAATGCTGCCACAGGAAGCAGCAGTGTGACTTGTCCAGGGCAGCCCCATCCTGACCCCACTCCCTGTGATGGTGTGATGGCAGGACAGGCCATGCCTCTGCATGGGTGGTGAGGgctgaggagaaggagggggcCATGGAGCACATGGGAGGCAAAAATCCCAGACATCAAGTTTGGGAAGCAGATGGTGTGCCTAAACCAGCATGGAGCTGGTTCACGCACACTTGTCCACATGGGGAGGTGCAGTGCCACACGGCGCTGGGGATGTCCAAACCCCAGGGTCCCGGCTCAGGTCCCCCCTGTCCTTTTGGCAGTGGCTCACATGCCATGACTTGCTCACATGCTGCAGGGCACACCTGCACTCAGACCCTGCTGCTCAGGGCATCCTGCAGCACCAGTCTGCAAACAAGTTTAATTCCCACCTGCCGACCCGAGACCACATCcagaaaggcacaaaaaaaaaaaaaacaaaaaaaacaggtggGGCGTATATGGGGTACATTAACAGAAGGGGAGGATGTTGGCTTCAATGTGTATGCACAACAGCATGTTTGTATGGGAATGTTTGTGGTgcttttaccctgctgggcagatAAACTtcaccacaaccactctctcactccccctcctcagaagaagagagggagaagaaggtatgctgggaagaaaaaaaaagctcccgggttgagataaggataatttaattaaatcacagaatatcccgagttggaaaggacccacaaggatcattgagtccaactcctggccccacacaggtctacccaaaaattcagactgtatgactaagagcacagtccaaacgcttcttaaactccaacaggctcggtgctgtgactgtatccctggggagcctgttccagtgagcGATAACCctgtcagtgaagaacctcttcctgatatccagcctgaacctcccctgtcacagcttgattccattcctgcaggtcctatcactggtcactaaagagaatagatgggcacctgcccctccactcccccttgtgaggaagctgtagacagtgatgaggtctcccctcagcctcctcttttctgGGCTGAACAGACCTAGTGACcttgaaatggagaaaaggaagagaggaaaaagaaaaagaaaaagaaaaaataaaaaaaaaaaaaaaaaaggaaaaaaaaagcaaaggccgGATGGAAgcatagggagaaaaaaaaatgttctctacttcccatcaatgagcaaTGTTCAGCCACATGCTGGGAAGTAGGGCCACGATATGCGTGgcagttgtttgggaggacagacatctTCATAACAAGAGTactccccccccttcccctttcccacttTATATTGCTGAGCCTGACAccatatggcatggaatatccctttggtcagtctaggtcagctgccctggtgatgtcccttccccacctcttgcccacccccagcctgctggaggGGTTTGGAGGGTACCTTGATGCTCTGCCAGTATtactcagcagcagacacaacactggtgtgataccagtgctgttctagctacaagtgcagagcataAAACAGTATGGGCtgttgcagggaaagttaactccatcccagccagacccagtacaatgtCCTTCTCCAAAGTAAAGCTGACAAGCGTTATAGTGATAACAACATGAGCATCAATTGAGGGGCCCTTCTCTGAGGACCCAGCCATGGCAATTCACTGTGCTCAGGGTTCTTGTCTCCATGAGGCTTCCTAGACACTCCTGGCCATGCCTGGAAAGTCAAGGCTGTGGATACAGACGTGTATATTTATAGCTCTGTAGAACTGAACACAGATCATCATGGAGATTTCTTTGCCAATGTACTATTACATTTCTTAAGAAACAACCTAAATCATTGTTTGACTTAAAAGAAACTTCTTACAGAATGTTGgttatctgttttctttatgtCATCTTTAACACtctttttttcataacattaaaataataataataataactcttTTTGTACATTTCATACTTCCTgtgatgttttcttcctgaagtatggtcaaagaaaatacaagactAACTTGGCAATGAtttcaataaaacattaaaagattTTACAGAGAAGTCACTTTAACAATCTTCATTCCCCAGGCTGGACAGGGTATTGCCCCGTCATGCATTAGGAAGGGCACTGCTGGATGCtgccctctttttctctctcactcaTTCCTCCTTCTCGCCTACTCTCAGGTACACGCAAGACACACCAGTGAGGAGAGGCTAGCTGGCAATGCAGCCCCACCAAAATCCCCCTCTCGGACCAGGTGACCCAGGTGGGTTTCCCTGAGCAGGAATGGGAGCTCTGGGACcttggctggctgcagggactCATCCAGCACTGGGACACATCCAGCACTGGGATGGATCCTGCACTGGGACACatccagcacagcaccagcagcaattCCCCACACACCTGGGGCGGGTGCCACAGGGGGCAGGTGCAAGGTGTGGATTGGCTTTCATGTGCCAAGACAACTCCAGCCCTGAACCCTTGGTTTGCACCCTGAAGCAGGTGGAGCTGTTCACACTGCTGTCAGTATGGAAAGGCAGAAGTGTTCTAATTGACCATCCCATGGGAAGGCACCACTGCTAAATACTGacctcagcagctccaggcaggctTTGTGACCAGCTGTGCACGTGGGAGGTGGGGCTAGTGGGCCCAGAGAGAAGGGGGCACCTCTTTCAAGTTTGCTTCTCTAGTGTTGTCCCACAGTATCACCAAAGAGACAACGATGCAAGCAGATGCTCTAGCCTGTGTCTTCATACAGGTGCAGTGAATGAACCTCTGAAGGTGTTCATGTTTATTTGGTGGCTGCACATAGGGCCTCAGAGCTGGCTCAGCCCCCAGCTCACACAAATATCTCTCCACCTCAGCACAGTTGAGAGTGTAGGTGcacctcattttaaaaaataaagctttaattaGCTCTGAAGCTTCTGcctggaggagatggaggatCTGTTATGATGCATCGCGCAGCCTGCAGGAGCATGCACCCTGCATGCACAGGCATTGCTGCACAGGTTGtcactgctgagcagagcagggctggcttGTCTTTCCTACAACACTGCTCATTCCCTTTCATTCCAAAGCCCCTGGCTTGTCCATGGGGAGCATGGGTGCCTCCCAGGCATGCCGTGCCTCACCCTACCGCAGCTGGAACATCACTGGAGCAGCTGGGATGTGGCAGCTGTTGGCAGTGACAAGTCTTCCCCATTCACGTTGCGAGGGCCCTGGGCAGCCAACAGCATCTGTCCAGAATGCTGCAGGTAGCAGAGAAGCTGCCTGCAAGAAGCCTGCAGTTCAGCTCCACCACCACATTAGACCTGGAAGCTCTTCCTGGGAAAAGCTGAGGACACCGGGATCACCAAGTGACCGATTTTCATTCCAGACCCCAGCTCCTCATCGGACGGGCTGACAGATGTGGAGTGTAGTAATACACCCAAGGGAAGAGGAGCCAAGGAAGCACTGCCACTGCCCCTTTCACCTGGAGGGTGCCTATTACCAGGATTCAGTTCTCACGGCTTCAACAGGGTCATTTCCATAGAAAGTtagttgttttccttccctctcccattATCCTCTGTCACACTGAAAATCCAGATTTTACACTCTTCAAGCAgagctgttcttttctgtttgtttttgatcCTAACACTACTCCTCCTGTTTTTCCGGAGAAGGACCAGACACGCCAGAAGTGGATACAGCCCTCAGGTTGTGGCTGCAAAATGGCAGCTGCTCAGCTAACCATCTGACAGCCCAGAGGAGAGCGGGAAGGTCTGCAAGAGCTGGTCCCAGTCCAAACCATTGCGTGCAGATAGCCCACATGATGCGTGGACAAAACTCGGTTTGCAGCTTTGCTGCCAGGAGAAGCATTGCATTTTGGGGAACGCCTTCTGGAGATGATCACACACACATACCTACTTCCCTGTTCACAAAGCTGAATGGGAGTTCTCTGCATAGTCTTTGCAAGTATCCACACCCGCTAGGGGTGCACACACAAAGCTTTGCCCAGGCATTATTCTGCCCTGCTTTGCCAGACTCTTGCATCCAGCAGCACTCAGCTCTTCAGCAgacacaccaaaacaaacaccagCAGGAGCTAAGAGCCTCCATGACTTTGCTTTAATAGCACACTGGCTAGAGCAAGCTCACTTTTGAAGAAGGAATGGCTCAGACCTGATAGATAGGACAGATTCAAAGCAgagatttcaaagcaaaatgttttgatggGTGTTTCACTGCCAGCCCAGTGCCAACTCCAGGCACAGGTTCCTATGCTGCCCAGCACATTTTCTGGCCTTGCAGCTAGTTCTGTGCAGCACCAAAGCCATCGTTCTTGCCTCTCCCTGTCTCACAGGACACCTCCATCCCTAGAGCATCTTCTCCCAGGGAGGGGCTGGAGAGggttaaacatttatttccactgAGCTTTCTCTGGGagtttcacttctgttttcagactcCATGGTGTCTTCAAAAGCCCTCTGACAAGCAAGCCTAGCAGAGATTGGGAACTTCTTTGTACAGCTCCCTGCCAGGAAATAAATAGCAGGATTGATACTGCAGCTCACACAGGCAAATAGGAGAGGAGTGTCAAagaagagaactgaaaaatcaaacaatcTTAGCAAGAGCCAGTAAGGAAAGTCAGCattgaagaagaggaaggagatgaCAACGAGCAGAACCACAACGCAGAGCTTCCTCAGGGGATATTGCCATGAACAGCACAAGACCTTGGCAAAGAGGGTTAGACTGGAAAGAATCAGGATAAGCACCGACAACAGGTAGCTCAGGACGAAGATGAAAAGTGCCACTGGGGAGAAGTAGAGGATCATGGTAAGCAAGAAGGAGAGGGCCCAGAGCAGGGCACACACAAGAGCTGGCAAGTGCCAGGAGCGGAAGCAGGGCCAGCAGGCCCGGGAAAGGGCAGACAGGGACGTGCTGGCACCGAAAGCTGCCAGGAGGTAGACGCTGGTGGTGAAAAcgaagatgatgatgatgttcAACATAGCCATCACATTGCGTGAGCCCAGCCTGTGACAAAAGCTCGGTGGTCCATAAAATATCACAAGGGTGATGGCAATGGAGAGAAGGAAGGTGAAGTCAGCGATGGCCAAGTTGAAGGCATAGACAGTGATGGGGTTCCTGCAGATGTGGGAGCTGAGGAGCCGGAGGACGGCCCCATTGCCCACCAGCCCGCAGAGGCAGATGAGCAGCGTGGCAGGGACTTCGCTCAAACTGTCGGCTTCACAGTCAGTCCAGTTGTAGTCATCCTCATGTGAGGCAGCCCGCCTCATCAGCCCACGGTGCCAAGCCTCGTCATGCACCATCCCACTGGGCCAGCTCCAGCAAGCAGGGCTGTCTCTTCCTGTGGTGGGAAACAGCGTGCTCATTGCGAAATATCTGCCGCTTCGCCTTCCCCTTGCACAGCTGGAGGGATGATACGAAACAGAGGCATGTCAGTAGCTCCAGTGTGTCCCCACACTAGGATTTTAAGGTCCTTGCAGCTATACTTCATCTTCCACATggagaagcacaaagaaaaatgaggaacaGGAGGGATGGGGGGAGATGGGTATAACATGCCTGGCACAAAAGCACGTACAGGAATGGAGCAAAAGCTAGGGAGATGCCTCTTTCCTGGCTTTGGAGAGGTTAGATCTGGAGGAGGGAAATAGGAGGATGAAGGGATTGTCCTTGGAGATGTCAAAGAGCAAGCGGTTTTGGGGGTGGATCTGACACGGACTCTCAGGTGCCTAATATTACAATCGATATTACTAAGCAGCGGGGTTCCTTCAGTGAGGCGCTCATTTCAGTATTCCCCTACCGCCTTTCCCCAAACATTTGTACATCTTAATGAGCTACTGTTCTCCAATCAGATTTGATATAAATGATCAACGGGTTCAAAAGCaaagggggggggcgggggggagaaggaggcggggagggggagaagagggggTTGCACTGATTCAGATGGGAAAAAGCACCTGGAAAAGCCTGACCTTCTTTTCTGTCGCAGCCTGGAGACCTTCACTGGAGCAGACGTGCTGCAGACTCACTTTACCTCTTGCTTGCCGGCTGCTGCCCTGTGACAGGATCTTCTCGTGAGGCTTCCTGAAATTACCACTTATGAACTGGACCATGCCTGTCCTGGTGAGCTTGTGCGGCGTCCAGCACGGCGTGTTTCTCAGGCCCTTTTGCAAACTGCTTTGTCGTGTTCTCAGGAGTTCTTGCAAACGTGGAACTACTTCATAGCGTTTGATGATATCAGGGTTCTGGTTATAATCTAGGCTTGGGTTCATACAGGAAATGACTAACAAGTCTCAGAAGCTAGCCCTATGGGAAAAACAAATTGTCTCGCTGCCAGGTTCCTctttaatttcactttaaaGCAAATCCAATCCCAAAATTTTTGTATCTTTGAACtggacagactttttttcctgtagttcaGGCAGCAATCTTTAGGACCCTGTGCTacaagcatggcattgctatAAAATTTCCATCTGTTTCAAAAACAGGTTTGTCACTTACATACCACAACTTCACAGTGACACATCACCTTCAAATGCACAGCTTCCAGGAGCATGCTACTGTGAGCAGCAAGGCTAACTGAGACTTCCTAAGACAATAATTTCTGGAGAGCTGAACTTCAGTGAGATGAGTCCTACCCAGAGTAGCTGCAGGGCacagagctcctgctgcacccgAGAGGAAGGGGTGCTCCTGCTGAGACCTGGAGCAGGTAGGGGCTCCAGGGCTGAgacctcctcctctctcccctgctGATGCTGCCTTTGTGTCCCCAGATACCCCCTCGCAATCCCAGTCCCTTCAAGTGCAAACAAGTAATGATAAGAAAGCTCCAAGCTATGCTGGTGTAGTGCTGTGCAACATTACGCTCGCTGCCCGTGTGCTCTGAGAAAGCAGAATTACCCAGGGTttctcagcttctgcttttgcagGCAACATCCTGAGATCagttgcctattttttttttaattgccaaaTAAGATTTACAAACATCAGGCATTTGTTTGTGTTGAGGTTAGGCTCATACATCTTCAGCAGAAGCTATGTTCTGTAAATATTATGGCTGTGGTAGCAGTCACAGCTGTATGTCAGGAGAGCTCATGAAACTGTCCAGTAGGCAGAGCTCACCCTCTTTGAGCTATCACCTGCCAGAGCCTTCACATTCTCTATTTCTCTCCCTTTATTTAGGACTGCCCATGCGGTTTGCTCTATGGGTTTCTTCACCCCACACACAGAACTGCACTTACCAATGGTCATCCACCcctgtctgtctgcctgtccACCCTCTGTCC contains the following coding sequences:
- the LOC118167878 gene encoding mas-related G-protein coupled receptor member H-like, translated to MAETSTTDLSLSYTTFESMDPFRNNTDMCLRLSYDHLVFLGVCMGISLCGLAANGIVMWFLFSHMRNPFTVYVLNLSVADFSLLLFLFLLMLAILSLTICSLLRDIILYYIKLEIIVGFLCHFFDLSSLGLLTAISVDRCVSVFFPIWYRCHRPKHLSGIVSGLLWALAGSFVSSMYLSFHFEVPYEESFGGIAIAITVILSSMMLISNLSLFIKLRCGFRRRHPGKLYVAVLLNVIFFFVFAIPFSIEVFLNLPVTQDLFPHKVSFLLALLNSSTNPVVYFLVGSCRRRRIQGSVKAAFRRVFEEKAVSEEGSRTPRDTASETAV
- the LOC118167877 gene encoding mas-related G-protein coupled receptor member B4-like, which produces MSTLFPTTGRDSPACWSWPSGMVHDEAWHRGLMRRAASHEDDYNWTDCEADSLSEVPATLLICLCGLVGNGAVLRLLSSHICRNPITVYAFNLAIADFTFLLSIAITLVIFYGPPSFCHRLGSRNVMAMLNIIIIFVFTTSVYLLAAFGASTSLSALSRACWPCFRSWHLPALVCALLWALSFLLTMILYFSPVALFIFVLSYLLSVLILILSSLTLFAKVLCCSWQYPLRKLCVVVLLVVISFLFFNADFPYWLLLRLFDFSVLFFDTPLLFACVSCSINPAIYFLAGSCTKKFPISARLACQRAFEDTMESENRSETPRESSVEINV